The sequence GAATGATACTTGCTACAGGATGTTCTGAGGGGAAGTGGAGGGCAGGCTCTTCCATGGCGCCCCAGGCCGTCTGGGCTGCGATCCACTATGGAGGCATCTAAGGAACtcgctcattttacagatgggaacgCTGAGGCCTAGAGATGAGATGAAACTTGCCTATGACCACATGGAAATTTCACTTTCGGTGCCTCCTCACAGCTGTGCTGGGTGTATATTCATATCGTCCTGCTACTAGTAAAATAAGGACACAAATCAtgagagaagggggaaaaaaaagccccgTAATGTCCAAATGATAACCCATTGCTGATCAAGTTGTTTTGTGTTGATACTAAAATTGAATTGTATTctgaaggatttttaaattctgaaaggtGATTTAAAACCATGTTTTTAGCCTAGTATTTGTTTTGACTCTTTAATTTATAAGAACTATCACATTTACAGGATTGCGTGCCACATAAACTTGTAAGATCTGATCAAGACTAGTTTTGATCTCAGTACCTTATTAGATAAGACTAACATGAAATGACTTAGAAATTCCAAACGTGGGATGAAAACTATACATTTTGGCCACTGCAAAATCCTCCCTTGTTTTTGGATGAATATTTCCCAATCCTAACAGggctgggaggaaaggaaggTAAGGGGCTTATTGGAGAGAATGAGTTGTAAGGAGATGGAAACATTGTATAATGGTTTTCAAACACCTGGTGCTCAAGGAAGCATTTCTTTGTTAGTCTACATCTTGGTCTCACTATCGATGGATTTCTCAATTTCGCTTTCCTGGGCAATCAACTGGTATGGtttcttcatttcattctcttcGATCACTGAGTTACCCATTTCAACATCCCGGTTTTTCAGTTCGTGTCGTGACAAATGTTCAACAATGCCAGCTCCCAGGGAGTCTCCAAGCACGTTGGTGGTGGTACGAAGACGGtctctggggaagggaggggatgaaaATAAATTGAGGCTCCTGTGAACATCATGTGGTTTCAGCTCATGTTTAGAACCAGACAGCTAGGTCATTTGGGGCATCTCTTAAATTTCTGCTTGGTGTAACCACCCATTGCATCATTCCATAATAAACACATAACATTCAAAATCGTAGTTACTTATATCCTTATAACTAATAACTTATATAACTTATAACTAaggatatatattattattaattttcagttACTAATTTGAGTACCAATGGTAGGAATgaccctcccctttctccttttatttaaaatttctctttggcTCTCTTTCCTATCACTCACCTTCCTTTTGAGACCAGAaggtctcaaagtgtggtctagaGACCTGGGGGTCCCTGAGGCAAAAACAATTTTCATAATAATGCTAAGATGTTATttgccctttttgttttcgttttctCATGAATGTCTGTCTAGTGGAGTTTTGCAAAGACTACAACACAACACAAAAGATAACAACAGATTGAAAGCAGAAGCAGCTAGTCTTGTATTAAGCTAGACATTaaggagatttgcaaaaatgtaaaatggtatcaTTCTTTCCCGTAAATTTTTGGTTTGGAAAATGGTAATTTTTCACAAAAGTGTCatatatgttaacatgtaatgaaGTTATTATTGCAACCTTTAAatgaatttaacatttaaaaaatgcctaAGTTTTTATTACATGATAAACATTGATAAATATGACCCACACAGATTAAAGCTTTTGGGGTCCTCAATTTTTAAGTGTAAACAGGTTGTGAGACTAAAAACTTTGAGAATCACAGCTTTATACTATAAATTCTTCACGAGTCAAGTACTGACTGTGGGCAGACAGCGGTGCTTTCTTTCCTCACAGCACCACTGAGAGGTAGACGACATTATTGTCTTCatctcacagaggaggaaactaggGTGGCTGGGTAACCTGCCCAGTGTCACCCAGATCCAAGTGACTGTGCAACTCACGCTCACAATTATCTCCCCCCACTTATGGTGCCTTGAGCACACTGCGCTTTTTTTGTGGTCCTTAGACCTAGCTCATGGAGTCTACGTAATCTCCCACACCTACTGTGTCCTTCTAAGGCTTTCCCCTTGGGCATCCTGGGGAGAAATTGTCTAagtagaagggaaagaaaagaggcagagaatGTCAGCTGGAAGGGTGATGGGAAAAGGGCTGAGGGGTGGCCCTAGAGGTTAGGGTCTGAGGGTCCTTTTCTTGGAACTTTCCCCAGAGCCAAAAATCAACCCCACTTAATGACACCAGCTCTCTTCCCACTGTCTGCATGGCCGCCCCGCTCCTCGGTGGGGTCAGATGGGAACATCTGCACTGTATTACGCCATTGGAATGGGAAGCACAAGGAGAAAGCCTGAGCCAGCCCGGGGGGCCCGCTGTTCTGTCCCAGCGCCATGGGGATGTGTTGTGCAATTTAGAAATGACTTTGCTGATTTATGTTGACTTTGCAGACGGCGGGTTTCCCAATCCCCGAGTGGCTTTATGGAGTGAGACGTGTAGCAGCCAGATGTGCCCCGCTGGCTGATAAGGGAGTGCGTGTGCATGGCGTCTGGGACTTGGTCTCCAGATAACGGCAGGGATCAGGCAGGGAGGACAATTTAATTACAGGCCAAGCCGCCCCTCTCTGTGGAGCTCTTTGGCAGGGGTGCCAGGCTGCCGGGTGCCCCAGGATGGCAGAGGGCGGCCCACGACAGCAAGCCAAACGCAGTCCGAGTGTACTCACAGGAACCAGTCCACTGCGATGATGAGTGTGATGTCGTCGGTGGGCAGGCCCACAGATGTCAGCACGATGACCATGGTGACCAGGCCCGCCTGAGGAATCCCAGCTGCCCCGATACTGGCAGCCGTGGCTGTGATGCTGTTAGAGGAAGTCCCCaaatagaaaacatttgtttaaatcTCCCCAGATAGAGAGCAGACCCTGTAAAACATGCACGGGGCAACGTCTGACTTGCCAAGTTAACATAAAAAGATGtgctttagaaaaatgtaaatgagattgtaaaaaaaaaaaacccattgagCTAATAATCATATTaactaatatttatcaaatgcctaTTATGTGCCTCCTGATATGTTAAGCATGGCTTACTCATTTGTTTCCCACAACAACCCTTAGGAAATTGGTCCTATTATTACAGCCGTTTCTAAAGAAACTTGTGCCTTATACTTTTCAGGTACCTGAAAGTATTTTGTAAGGTCTAAAATACTGTACAGACAATAACAATTTACTTCTAATAATTCCTCTACCCAAGCAGAGGATTATAAAGATACTGAACTTGTATGATTAATgtggtcaggaaaaaaaatcaaatttattaattCAAAGGCAAAATGATTTATGAACAAAGTTCTGTAGCACTACCAATATTTTTTACGGAGGCAGTGTGAACCTCATTTGTAAGGCACATGATCTGTCTAGGACTCAGTTTGTAAAATATCTATTTGATAGGcttatgtgaaaataaataaatagtaaagtaTTACCTAGATATAAAGTGGTGTTAATAAAGTATTAAGTCTGTGGAAGAGACTGTTCATGGTTCCCCCATATCGTTCCCCTTGTCTAGTAATAGAATTTTTAGCTGCTGTGTGGCCGCCCACAATGAAActatatttcccagcctcccctggagCTTAcactaagttctggccaatgagacgtGTGTGAAAGTGATCAAGCAACTTGCAGGTTGTgccattcctcctcctcccactggcTAAAATGTGGAGGTGATGTTGAGCCATCTTGGACCATCTGGATGAAGGGGATACACCAGGGGTGATGGAACTTTGGTCCCTTACACTGTAGAACACCTACCAGCCTGGAGGCTTTGTGGAGCAGAGCTGCTCCGCATGAGAGAGAAGTACAGTTCCATCTTGTTGAAGTCGCTGTAACTGTTATTACATGCAACTGAAACTGTTTCATAACACAGGGCTTTTCAACCAAGGTGTGCCAACCCATCCCCATGAACAGGTACAGTGAGACATTGATCTCTCAGCCCCAGTGTAGCTAGACTGGGCCTGGGGCTCCTAGAACCTCCAGGTCCATCACCTCTGACCATGATCAGCCTTAGCTTTTTTTTATCCCAATGCATCCTACAACTGTTACCACTCTCCAACAACACAAGACATATATAGAGAGTCTGACATAACTtatttctaaacacacacacacacacacacacacacacacacacacacacacacagggtgagGGAACCaacagagattaaaaaagactaaaggACTAAAGTGACATAATAATCAAACACAAGCCATAAATTTGTATTTGATCTTAGTCTGGGGGAAAAGctataaaaagatatttctgggacaactggggaaatttggatacagacTACATATTCCAGAAGTATTTTTAAGAATCTTACTATTGTGGTTATGAAGAAGGCTATCCTTATTCTTAGGCGATGCACGCTGAACTACGAACAATGAAGTGTCGTGAAGGccgtgggtgggggagggtgaagaaggagaagtaaaaatggcaaaatgttaacaatggttGGATCTAGGTAGAAGATGTGTGTTGTAATATTCTTTCAACTTTCCTGTATGTAAggcaatttataataaaaagttgtgaaaaattgatttattttgatttccaaatTAAATtgttaattaaaacacacacacacacccccccacacacactaaAGAGCAGGGTGTGATCTGGATTGTGAGGTTTTGTCTCCATTATACTCATTGCTCTGTTGTGCACACTGACTTTCATTAAGCAAAAACAGTGGGTGATATTCACGTGTGCAAATGGATATACATGGACTGTCTCCAGAAGAATACAAAAGAAACTAGCAAGCAACAGTGGTTGTGTCTGGAGAAGAAAACTAAGCAATTAGGGAAAGGTATGAGAGGGAAAATTACCTTTCACTAGACAGctcaaataataattaaaacatagtccacaaaaggaaaattttcaacCTATTTTCAGCGTACTCTGTCATATATACTGCCTAAAAATTAACCCACGAGCAAATGTTAATCCAGTTTttcaagtgtatttttattttctaattttcaataaAAGCTGATgaataataaaagctaaaatttCAGTGCCTTTTATTGAAGTTTaatctaacattttttttcaaaagagaaatatcCATCCTATGTAGtctacagattttaaaaagaaagagctaCATGTATTTATAGATGGTATACTGATGAGTAAGTCGGTCAAGTGGCAAAGAGTATATACGGTATGATTCCatcaattacaaaaaaagaaaaaaaaaaagagtgtgcaTACGTCTATGCATTGGTAAAGGTCTTTGTACACCAAACAGTAGCCGTGGTCACCTACAGAAACAGGAGGAATCATGGTGGAAGACAAGTTGCACTTTTTACCCTATACATTTCTGTATTATTAGAACTTCACTATTAATAAACGTGCgcatctgtaatttaaaaaactataaaaatctctaaatatcaaaaataagaCTATTCCTATGAAGACTCCCCTCTCCCAGTTTCTCCACTCAAGCCCTGATCACCAGCTCGTCACTTAAAGTCACTCCTAAGAAAACGTCGTACAGAGCGTTCCTGGTACCTGATTGTAATAATCTGTCCAAAGTTCAGGTCGAAGTTGTTAACTTGAGCAATGAAAATGGCAGCCAGAGCCTCATAGAGGGCGGTCCCATCCATGTTAATGGTGGCCCCTACCGGGAGCACGAATCTGGTGACACGTTTGTCCACGCCGTTGTTCTCTTCCAGGCACTTGAAGGTAATGGGTAGCGTGGCGGAGCTGAGCACAGTAAAACAGGACGTGTCAGGGGACCATCTGACAGTTCAGACGGTGCCTGTCTGTTGGGCATTTTGGACAGAGAGTTCCTTCCTCTCCCGTATTCTAAGTTAAAGGGAACGAAGCCAGCTCTGGTACAAATAGGGGAGTGGCGTTAGGCACAGCGGGTCCCCTCACTGGGTCACTTGGCAACTCTCCTGCTTCTGGGCTCCTCCACGAGGCATCCCTTGGGCTTACTCCCCACCCCACAGCAACAGCCTGTGCAGCAAGCCCTGCCACCTCTCCCTCAGGCAAATGGCCCCCGGgcgagggagaggaagaggaaggcggGCAGGAGAGGACAGCTGGTTTCCATTTTGTCCCCTGAAAGGGTATACAGCCAGCCGGTCCTTGAATCCCAGCGAGGTCTGCCTAGCCTCAGAGTTAAAAAGCCAGTTCCAATGTCTGAACACTTAAAACCTGGGAAAACACACCCCTGCCCCTCAGTCTGAAGGTTCCGGTTCAAAGTGAAGCCTGAGATACATTTTCTGATAGGGATAAGCCACGGATACATGCGTACCTGGAGGAGGTTCCTAGAGCCGTGATGAGCGCTTGCAGCAGCCCTCCGATGAAAACCCAGGGGTTTTTCCGTGTTACCAAGAAGTAGAGGAGGGGCAGGACAATGACCGCGTGGATGAGTAAGCCCACGATGACTGTCACCGTGTACATGGCAAGCTGCCCCCCAATCACTCCCATGTCTTCCATCTCAACAATTTTCCCTGCAATCAGGAAGAGGATGCCCAGAGGGGCGTACCTATGTAGAAGCAACACACGCACAGTTGGAAGTCTGATTTCCAACACGCTATTCCACAGAAATTACCAAGTGATAAGAAAAAGTCAAAGAGGGttgatttctaaatttttctgCCAGGATATTATGAGATCTTGCAGAAGCTAtgaacttcttttttcttttttaaaatataaatttaaatataaacagtGCATAATGAGGCTTTCCTTTCACTCAGAATTTCTCtaggtcacatttttttttctcttaaatcaataaaaaaggcAGGGCCAGAGGTTTTGTTACTCACctcttttttccctaaataaCTCTCCTTTTACCACACCTGGGTCACTTTGGGGGTCCTCGGATGCCATCCACTCCCACTGTCTCCACCTCACTGCCTCCTGTTCCCCTGCTAAGGACTCTGAACAGTCAGAATCTATGGAACCAAAATCCAGACGTCTGGGAGCATTTTCCACATTGGAGCCTGACTCCCAAGCTAAAGCAAGATGCCCACAAAGCCATTTCAGTGTTTTAGATTTGCAGACAGCTCTCTTACTCAAGGACCACTTTTATTAGCTTTTCCCATATTACACAATACTTACAATGTTACTTagtattaacttttttaaacttaaatgtacTCTAAGAGGAAATTGTATGTTACCCGTGCAAATGAAAACCTAGCACTATTTGCCAAAAAGTGGAAGGCAATCATAAAGTAACTTCAGATCTATGAAAGTTAATAACATGCATGTATGCACTACCACAATCAGGTCATAGGTGCGCTAGTGAAGCAGTTATCACCCACGGGCTGATGCTGCCATCTGCGAGCTTTCTCCTGTAGACTCAACAAGAATGAACAACGGAGACATGAAATGGCTTGTACATATTGACTCAAGGCCCTGCTGCCTGGCTTTCAACTCTTTGCCCGATGTGTGCTGTAAACGACAACCCAACTCGCGTTACCAAAAACAGAGAAGGCGATCGCCCTTCAGGAGAAAGATCTGCTGGGAACTGTGAAGGACTTATTTCATATTGAAAAATACAATGGTTcttttaaaagtcctttaaaaacacAGGCCAGGAAATTATAAGAGTACCTGTTTGCAGAAATGCAATAACTCAATGTTGAATGTGCCGGCGAAGGTACGGCTAGAAAAGCTACATGTGAGGTTCATTCAGCAGCCCTGAATAGGCTTCTTTCATAAAAGAGGTGAAAGGTGGAGGCATTTTAATAATATGAAGATAAATGTCCACTTTCAGCAATGCCAAGATTTCCAAGGAGGGCCCCCGGCATTTCAACGGGGACTCCTGTGGAGATCGCATGCTGATCATCATTGTGCCCCCAAGTTCACATCCATCTTGTATAAACTCCTGAAAAATGGATTTCTCTGGGCTTTGGTGGCAATAAagacaaaacatatttttaatcatGTTGGTGAGCGCTTTTCTTAGAAATGGATGCCTTCCTGCCTCAGGTGCCAAGAGGGAGGCtggattaaaaataaaggataagGGGAAAGCAACCTCACAGCAGGCTTAAACCAATCACAGGGTTCTCTCCCTGCTGGGCAGAGTTTACTTCCCAAGGTCAATGTTCTTCTGTGGAATTagtcttttcctttgtctcctgCTCTCAACTTTCTTTGCAGGAAGTTTTGTTATAAATTGTGGCTTGGCTTTCTGTAATACTTCCCATGCGTTTTTCATGCTCGCTGCAGAATGGCCTTTTACACGTCTTTCTTAGGACTGAAATGGAGGAGAGAAGAGTTCAGTTTTTCCGATGGTTTAGAGGGCCTCTACGTTTGTTCTTCCCTCTCCTGGGAATGCTCTTCTCAGCACCTTGTGTGGCTAGCTTCTCCTGGTCATTCAGATCTTAGCAAAAAATGTCATCCACCTTCTCAGAGGCCTTTCTGTCCCATCCAAGGCAAATTTTAAGCCTCCTCTCCAGTTACTTTTTATCACACCACAtcatattacataaaataaaacctcatgtttagtttattattttttttccacagcACTTGTGACTAAAGCATATGGTTGATTTGATTGTTTGTTTAAGAACGTAAGATCCAaaaaaagtcctactgtatagcacagggaactatatccaatatcttgcaataaactataatggaaaagattttaagaaaagaatataagatCCAGGACATCCTTGCCTGTTTCCCTCAATGCTATATCCATAGCGCCTGGCATTAAATGCTTGGTATATAGGAGAcaatcaataaatatgtattgaataaataACTAATTAGTTATAAAATGGACGAATTAGGAATGGGATCCCATCAGCACTGGGGTAAAGGAGTTGACATCTTTCAAAAACAAGGAAGCGAACTTATGAAGAGAGGCTTGCACAGACATTTAAGGCCACTACCAGCCCTGAAAGTCATTGAGTTTCTTGTGCTTACCCGAATAAGATTGCAAatggccattctgcctggtgGCATCTTGCTCAGTACAGAACACAAGTTGATGGCAATAAGCATCTTCTATATAGCATACATAGCAAATGGAAATACATACCACATTATCACTGCTACCAATCTCATGATGGCTTCGTTAAGAGAATCAAAGAACTCTCTCAGGGCCTGGCCCTGCTCCTTCATGTTTCCAATCACAAATCCGAAGCACATGGAGAAGACAACTAGTCCCAGGGCATTGACCCCATTCACAGACCCTGGGACTGGGACCAGTTCCTCTGTGATCCTTGTCAGAGTCTCCATGGCCTCTGACACATTGTTTATCACGGCACCCACAAGTGTTTCATTGGCCTGGATGGGCACTTTAAAGCTTCTCTTCTCATAGTTGgttttaaacttaaaaagaaaaggcacaacAGGGATTAaaggtaatttttgttttcttctttgtactttctgCTTGAATTTTCTGTAATGATATATATTACCCCCAATTCAGAGAATAATGTTATAGAAAGTATCTATCTaccctatctatcatctatctatctactgaTCGATCCACCTATCATCTATTTACCTATCATCTCTTTAATCTGTGACAAACCTCTAATACCTTCTCagcacaaacagacacacactcaAATACACAATGAATCATAATAGGAAAGAGGTTGAAGATGTTGGAGTGAATATATACATGTGCTTTTGCTTCTCTCTGAAACCCTAATAAAATGACTataattggctttttaaaaactgcaaattcAAATATTCACAGGAATCTCTTTACCCTCCATGGCTTCGTGTTAAGGATCACGGACAAATCACCTAACGTCCCTTTGCTTATATTCCACAGCTATGAAACAGGAGTAACTGTGCTGGTTCTACCTCGTAGAGTTGTTGTAATGATCAAATTAAACAGAATATATGAGACCATCTGGTAAATTTTAAAGCACTATACTAATGTTGGCTGATGGTACTCTATAACAaagcccttcagggactagacTTAATTGGAGACTTTggtgaatattaaaaattttaaaaatccccaaaAAACATTCTTCAAGGTATTCCTGACAGTATCAGTGCTTAAGAATAGGTGCTTAAATAATAGTTTAGGATGACAGCCCAGTTCTCAAGCCTATAGAGGAGTTTCTCCTCTTACTCAAGAGATGGTCTTTCCCCCATAGCTTCTGCATAGATGCCCCAGACAGAAGATGCTGAGTGTACTACTGTGGCCATTTGAAACAATGAAGCCCTCTCTCTATGATTTTAACGAGAGAGAAATCTCTGGCCTTCACGTTGATGGGAGTAAAGCACCAGAGAGAATAATAATCTATGGATGTTGGCTGGATCTGGAGTCTAAGGGAAGAAAGCACAGCTGTACATGACATGCTGGACCATTTCTCCACCAGGAGTAAATGGGAGACTTTTTTGTCCAATGCGAAATCACTATTTCCAAACCAGCTGTCAATATTGTTGACATATTCCCTAAACAATCAGTGGCACtattggtaattttttaaaatatatttttaaattagctaattaattaattaaaattttaatttattggctgcattgggtctttgttgctgcacgcgggctttctgtagctgcggagagcaggggctactcttcattgcagtgagcaggcttcttattgcggtagcttctcttgttgcagagcactggttctaggcacgcaggcttcagtagctgcggtgtgtgggctcagtagttgtggcgcatgttagttgctccgcagcatgttggatcttcctggaccagggatggaactcgtgtcccctgaattggcaggcggattcttaaccactgtgccaccagggaagcccactgcTGGTAATTTTAACTAAGAAACTGACCCCTTCCTGTCTCCTATTCCAGTCAGTTCTCAATTCCCCAACCTACCGGGGTGCTTACGCCCGTTACGGATTGTCTAGGGTGAATTTTCAATCCAAGTCAGCCTTTCCTGTGCCTCCAAGTAAGCCTTTCCTGCGCCTCCAAGTATTTCCCCTTAGACACAGTTTGCCGTCTACACCAAAGTTGCAACCTCATTTGCATTCTGATCTAAGACAAATAGATTTGGAAAGATACATTTGCTTCCCCTTCAAAATCCTGCAAATGCACTCCAAAACCAAATACAATAAATCTTCATGAGTCAGCACTTTCCCCAGAGTTGCTAGAAATCAGCATTTTTGATGTCGCCTAGTGCCAGCTGACTAACTGGAACAGTTAGCCCCATGGTGCTGGGCTTGGCTGGCTGGATTGAAAGGGGTTTATTATTTATGGTTACAGTTGTTTTGAATAAAGAGAGTTAGATTTTGCCCtcgcagactttttttttttataaagaaggaATTCTGTTTGAATTTTGCAACATATGCATGCATTACCTATTAAAAATGgtcaatacaaattttaaaaagggaaaaaagcaaagcgTGTAAAACTTGGTCCTCCATGAGGTCAGGGTTTGGTTTCGTTTGTCTTATAGATCCCAAGCACAGGGTTAGGGGGATTACAACACAGGTGAAGTGACACCAACTGGAGAAATGTTTGGGAACTATTATTTAGCAATGAGAATGTCTAATTGTTTCCCTTTTAATATTTTGggcaataaaacttttttattcaTGTGAGGTTAGAATGAACTTCACCAATTTTATCCCCTAATAGTAAAATGTATTTGTGTCTTTACACAGAGAGCCAAGACTTGCTTGGAATTGGGGTTACAAGAAACTGGACTTCACTATGGCCTCCTGCTAGGTATCTCATCAGTTTGGATACCCCTTTCCAGGAAGCAGAATAGAATGTAGAAGCAGAAAGAGGATTGGAATTTGAAATCAACACAGTGGATTTGAATTCTGGATCTGCGATTTACTACTTGTGAAATCTTATACCTGTTACATAACCCCTCTGAATGATCATAGATAAGTTGCCCCATCCGTGAGTACCCATCATATTTATGTGAAGAGTAAATA is a genomic window of Hippopotamus amphibius kiboko isolate mHipAmp2 chromosome 15, mHipAmp2.hap2, whole genome shotgun sequence containing:
- the SLC1A3 gene encoding excitatory amino acid transporter 1 isoform X2, translated to MAALDSKASGKMGMRAVVYYMTTTVVAVVIGIIIVIIIHPGKGTKENMHREGKIVQVTAADAFLDLIRNMFPPNLVEACFKQFKTNYEKRSFKVPIQANETLVGAVINNVSEAMETLTRITEELVPVPGSVNGVNALGLVVFSMCFGFVIGNMKEQGQALREFFDSLNEAIMRLVAVIMWYAPLGILFLIAGKIVEMEDMGVIGGQLAMYTVTVIVGLLIHAVIVLPLLYFLVTRKNPWVFIGGLLQALITALGTSSSSATLPITFKCLEENNGVDKRVTRFVLPVGATINMDGTALYEALAAIFIAQVNNFDLNFGQIITISITATAASIGAAGIPQAGLVTMVIVLTSVGLPTDDITLIIAVDWFLDRLRTTTNVLGDSLGAGIVEHLSRHELKNRDVEMGNSVIEENEMKKPYQLIAQESEIEKSIDSETKM
- the SLC1A3 gene encoding excitatory amino acid transporter 1 isoform X1 encodes the protein MTKSNGEEARMGGRMERFQQGVRKRTLLAKKKVQNITKEDVKSYLFRNAFVLLTVTAVIVGTILGFTLRPYKMSYREVKYFSFPGELLMRMLQMLVLPLIISSLVTGMAALDSKASGKMGMRAVVYYMTTTVVAVVIGIIIVIIIHPGKGTKENMHREGKIVQVTAADAFLDLIRNMFPPNLVEACFKQFKTNYEKRSFKVPIQANETLVGAVINNVSEAMETLTRITEELVPVPGSVNGVNALGLVVFSMCFGFVIGNMKEQGQALREFFDSLNEAIMRLVAVIMWYAPLGILFLIAGKIVEMEDMGVIGGQLAMYTVTVIVGLLIHAVIVLPLLYFLVTRKNPWVFIGGLLQALITALGTSSSSATLPITFKCLEENNGVDKRVTRFVLPVGATINMDGTALYEALAAIFIAQVNNFDLNFGQIITISITATAASIGAAGIPQAGLVTMVIVLTSVGLPTDDITLIIAVDWFLDRLRTTTNVLGDSLGAGIVEHLSRHELKNRDVEMGNSVIEENEMKKPYQLIAQESEIEKSIDSETKM